In one Micromonospora polyrhachis genomic region, the following are encoded:
- a CDS encoding acyl-CoA dehydrogenase family protein has product MDFRLNEEHEALRQSVRDFAREVVAPVAAEHYEQHTFPYEVVRQMGKMGLFGLPFPEEHGGMGGDYFALCLALEELARIDSSVAITLEAAVSLGIMPIYRFGTPAQQAQWLPKLISGEAVAGFGLTEPGTGSDAGGTQTRAVLDGDHWVINGSKAFITNSGTDITSLVTVTAVTGTRPDGGKEISTIIVPSGTPGFTVAPGYSKVGWCASDTHELTFEDCRVPAENLLGERGRGFAQFLRILDEGRIAIAALAVGLAQGCVDESIRYAKERHAFGQPIGNYQAIQFKIADMELKAHTARLAYYDAAARMLAGADFKRQAAIAKLHASTVAVDNAREATQIHGGYGFMNEFAVGRFWRDSKILEIGEGTSEVQRMIIARDLGL; this is encoded by the coding sequence ATGGACTTCCGGCTCAACGAAGAGCACGAGGCGCTGCGGCAGAGCGTGCGGGACTTCGCCCGCGAGGTGGTCGCACCGGTCGCCGCCGAGCACTACGAGCAGCACACCTTCCCGTACGAGGTGGTCCGGCAGATGGGCAAGATGGGGCTCTTCGGCCTGCCCTTCCCAGAGGAGCACGGCGGCATGGGCGGCGACTATTTCGCGCTCTGCCTGGCGCTGGAGGAGCTGGCCCGGATCGACTCCAGTGTGGCGATCACCCTGGAGGCGGCGGTTTCGCTGGGCATCATGCCGATCTACCGGTTCGGTACGCCGGCACAGCAGGCACAGTGGCTCCCGAAGCTGATCAGTGGCGAGGCGGTGGCCGGTTTCGGGCTGACCGAGCCGGGCACCGGATCGGATGCCGGCGGCACCCAGACCCGGGCCGTCCTGGACGGCGACCACTGGGTGATCAACGGATCGAAGGCGTTCATCACCAACTCGGGTACCGACATCACGTCGCTGGTCACCGTCACCGCCGTCACCGGCACCCGCCCGGACGGTGGTAAGGAGATCTCCACGATCATCGTGCCGTCCGGTACACCCGGTTTCACGGTGGCGCCCGGCTACTCCAAGGTGGGCTGGTGCGCGTCGGACACCCACGAGCTGACCTTCGAGGACTGTCGCGTGCCGGCCGAGAACCTGCTCGGTGAGCGGGGTCGGGGCTTCGCCCAGTTCCTGCGGATCCTCGACGAGGGGCGGATCGCCATCGCCGCCCTCGCGGTCGGCCTCGCCCAGGGCTGTGTCGACGAGTCGATCCGGTACGCCAAGGAGCGGCACGCCTTCGGCCAGCCGATCGGCAACTACCAGGCGATCCAGTTCAAGATCGCTGATATGGAGCTGAAGGCGCACACGGCCCGGCTCGCGTACTACGACGCGGCGGCCCGGATGCTGGCCGGTGCGGACTTCAAGCGGCAGGCCGCCATCGCGAAGCTGCACGCCAGCACCGTCGCGGTGGACAACGCCCGGGAGGCGACCCAGATCCACGGCGGGTACGGCTTCATGAACGAGTTCGCGGTCGGCCGCTTCTGGCGGGACTCGAAGATCCTGGAGATCGGCGAGGGCACGTCGGAGGTACAGCGGATGATCATCGCACGCGATCTGGGGCTCTAG
- a CDS encoding GNAT family N-acetyltransferase — protein sequence MSISTHIKISLAEKPTLTGELVLLRPVEAADVPGLVELVSDPEVGRLTGSHASFNIEALEQWYATRADHDDRLDLAIVERATGGYVGEVVLNEFDVDNLSCSLRIALVGTRAFGRGFGSEAIRLILGHAFETVGLHRVSLEVYDFNPRARHVYEKIGFVHEGTRRQALRWEDAWVDAHDMAILAHEWAKHQGHPDRCG from the coding sequence ATGTCGATCAGCACCCACATCAAGATCAGCCTCGCCGAGAAGCCCACGCTGACCGGAGAGCTGGTCCTGCTGCGGCCGGTGGAGGCGGCCGACGTGCCGGGCCTGGTCGAGCTGGTCTCCGACCCGGAGGTGGGCCGCCTGACCGGCTCACATGCGTCGTTCAACATCGAGGCGTTGGAGCAGTGGTACGCGACTCGGGCCGACCACGACGATCGGCTCGACCTCGCGATCGTCGAGCGCGCCACCGGCGGGTACGTCGGTGAGGTGGTCCTCAACGAGTTCGACGTGGACAACCTGTCGTGCTCCCTGCGGATCGCGCTGGTCGGGACTCGTGCGTTTGGCCGGGGATTCGGCAGCGAGGCGATCCGGCTGATCCTGGGGCACGCGTTCGAGACGGTCGGGCTTCACCGGGTCTCGCTGGAGGTCTACGACTTCAATCCGCGCGCTCGGCACGTCTACGAGAAGATCGGTTTCGTACACGAGGGCACCCGGCGGCAGGCGCTGCGCTGGGAGGACGCCTGGGTCGACGCACACGACATGGCCATCCTGGCCCACGAGTGGGCCAAGCACCAGGGGCACCCAGACCGCTGCGGTTAG